The genomic window CTGCTGAGCGAGCAGGTGAATCTCGCGGCGGTCAACGGTCCCGACGCCGTGGTGATTTCGGGTGCCGATGCCGCGGTCACCGCCGTCGCCGACGGGTTGGCACAGCAGGGGCGGCGCGTCCACCGGCTGGCCGTATCGCACGCGTTCCATTCCTCACTCATGGAGCCGGTGCTTGACGCGTTCACCCGGCTGCTCGCCGGAATCACGGTATCGGCGCCGCGAATCCCGTTGGTGTCCAACCTGACTGGTCATCTGGCTGGCCCAGGATACGGGTCGCCGCAGTATTGGGTCGACCACGTGCGCCGAACCGTCCGTTTCGCCGACGGGGTGCAGGCCGCCGAGTCTTTGGGCGCGAAGGTCTTCGTGGAGGTCGGGCCGGGCCGCGGCCTGACTGCCGCCGTCGAGCAGTCGTTGACCACTGGGCAGGCGACCTCGGTCGCCGCGTTGGCCAAGGATCGCCCGGAAGCGGAGTCGGCTCTGGCAGCGCTCGGACACCTGTTCACCATCGGCGTTGCGGTGGATTGGCGCGCGGTGATAGGGGACGGCCGCCGGGTCGATCTGCCCACCTACGGCTTTACCCACCAGCGGTTCTGGCTGCCGCTCGGCGCGGTCGGTTCCGGAAACGTCAGCGGGGTCGGCCTGACCCGTGCCACGCACCCGTTGCTGGGGGCGGTGGTCGAGCGGCCGGATTCCGGTGGGGTGGTGTTGACGGGCTCGCTGTCCGTCGGCGGCGCACCGTGGCTGGCGGACCACGTCGTCGACGGGGTGGTGCTGTTTCCCGGCGCCGGGTTTGTGGAGCTGGCGTTGCGGGCCGGTGACGAGGTCGGCTGCACGGTGGTGGACGAGCTGACGCTGTTGGCGCCGCTGGTGTTGCCGACGGGCGCCGCCGCCCGAGTGCAGGTCGTCGTCGATGCCGCGGGCGCGTCGGATTCGCGCGCAGTCTGGGTGTATTCGCGCGGTGCGGCCGCGGATTCGCCCTGGGTGCTGCACGCGCAGGGCGCCTTGAGCGCCGCGGAGCCCGAATTGGCCGCGGACCTGTCGGTGTGGCCGCCAGCAGGAGCCACCGGGGTCGAAGCCGGTGACGTGTACGAGGTGCTGGCAGCGCGGGGGTACGACTACGGGCCCGCGTTCCGCGGCGTTCGGAACATTTGGCGGCGCGGTGAGGAGGTCTTCGCCGACGTGACCGCCGCTGAGGGTGTGACGTTGGGCGGCTTCGGGATTCATCCCGTCGTGCTCGATGCCGCGCTGCACGCGATGGGTGTGGTCGGTGACCAGGCCGAGACGATGCTGCCGTTCTCGTGGCAGGGCGTCTGTCTGCACGCGGCGGGCGCGTCGCGGGTCCGGGTCCGCATCGCACCCGCTGACAGCGGCGCGGTGTCGGTGGACCTAGCCGACGCTACGGGGTTGCCGGTGCTATCGGTGCGCGAATTGGTGGTGCGCCCGATTTCGGCCGGGGCGCTCTCGGCCGCGGTGGCGGCCGCTTCCGGTGGCGCCGGTGGTGGGTTGTTGGAGGTGATCTGGTCGCCGATATCTCTGGGGTCCAAGGCTATTGGTGCTGGGGATCTGGTGGTGTGGGAGCCGAGTCCCGGGGACACGGTGGCATCGGTGTATGCGGCTAGCCATGCGGCGTTGGTGGAGTTGCAGTCGTGGCTTTCCGGTGATGAGCCGCGGACGTTGGTGGTGCTGACGCGCGGCGCGGTGGGGTTGGCCGGTGAGGAGGTCACGGATCTGGCGGGCGCGGCGGTGTGGGGGTTGGTGCGTTCGGCGCAGGCTGAGCAGCCGGGCCGGGTGATGCTGGTCGACACCGACGGCACGGTCGACGTCACCGACGTGATTGCCTGTGGTGAGCCGCAAGTGGTGGTCCGGTCCGGCGTCGCGCACGCTGCCCGGCTGGGCGCGGTGGGGGCCGCAGCGGTGTTGGAATTGCCGGGCGGCGGCTGGCGGTTGGCCGCTGGCGCCGGCGGCACCCTGGAAGACGTTGTGGTCGTTCCGGCAGCGCCGGCCGAGCTGGCGCCCGGGCAGGTCCGGGTCGCCGTGGGGGCGGTCGGGGTGAATTTCCGGGATGTGTTGGTGGCGTTGGGGATGTATCCCGGTGGCGGCGAACTCGGGGCCGAGGGCGCGGGCGTTGTGCTCGAGGTGGGTTCCGGCGTGACCGGGCTGGCTGTGGGCGACGCGGTGTTGGGTTTGCTGGGTGTGGTGGGTTCTGAGGCGGTGGTGGATGCCCGGTTGGTGACTGCGGTGCCGGCGGGCTGGTCGCTGGCGCAGGCGGCTGGGGTGCCGGTGGTGTTTTTGACGGCGTTGTATGGGTTGTCGGTGTTGGCCGGTGTGAGGGCCGGGGAGCGGGTGTTGGTGCATGCTGCCACCGGCGGTGTCGGGATGGCGGCGGTGCAGTTGGCTCGGTATTGGGGTGCCGAGGTGTTTGCCACCGCGAGTCGTGGTAAGTGGGACACGTTGCGCGCGATGGGTTTTGATGACGATCATATCGGTGATACGCGGACCACGGAGTTTGAGCGGAAGTTTTTGGTGACCACCGGCGGTGCGGGGGTGGACGTGGTGCTCAACTCGCTGGCCGGGGATTTTCTGGATGCGTCGTTGCGGCTGTTGGTTGGTGGCGGGCGGTTCATCGAGATGGGTAAGACCGACCTGCGTGATCCCGCGTCGATGCTTCCCGGCGTGCGGTATCGGGCGTTCGACCTGATGGAGGCGGGCCCTGACCGCATCGCGTCGATGTTGTCGGAGTTGCTGGGGTTGTTCGATGCGGGTGTGTTGACGCCGTTGCCGGTCAAGGCTTTTGATGTGCGGTCGGCGTCGGCGGCGTATCGTTTCGTCAGCCAGGCCCGTCACACCGGCAAGGTGATCCTGACCGTGCCGGACGGTCCCGGCAACGCGGAGCTTGTGGGTTCGGGCGGAAGTTTGGCCGGTGGCAGCGTGCTGATCACCGGGGGTACTGGTATGGCGGGTTCGGCTCTGGCCGAACATCTTGTCGCCCGCTATGGCGTTGCCCATGTGGTGTTGGTCAGCCGCCGCGGCGCCGACGGTGCGGGTGTGGCCGACGTGGTGGACCGGCTGAAGGGGGCGGGGGTCGAGGTGTCGGTGCTCGCCTGTGACGTGGCCGACCGGGACGCGGTGGCCGAGCTGATCGCCGAGCTGCCCGCGCAGTATCCGCTCAAGGGCGTGTTTCATGCCGCCGGTGTGCTCGATGACGGGTTGATCGCGTCGTTGACGCCGCAGCGGGTGGATACGGTGTTGCGGGCCAAGGTCGACGGCGCGTGGAACCTGCACGAGTTGACGCGGGATCTGGATTTGTCGGCCTTCGTGCTGTTTTCGTCGATGGCCGGCATCGTGGGCTCGCCGGGCCAGGCCAATTACGCGGCGGCCAACAGCTTCCTCGACGGCTTGGCCGCGGCCCGCCGCGCACGCGGCCTGCCGGGGTTGTCGGTGGCCTGGGGCCTGTGGGAGCAAGCCAGCGGCATGACCCAACACCTCGACGACCGCGACAAGGCCCGCATGAGCCGCGGCGGACTCGCGTCGCTGTCCACCCCGCATGCGCTGCAATTGTTCGACGAGGCCATGCTGGCCGACCGCCCGCTGCTGGTGGCCGCCCGCATCGACGCGGCCGGGCTGGGGGCAACCGGGGCTGTGCCGCCCGTGCTCCGCGACCTCGTCGCGCGGCCGGGGCGGCGGCTGATCAGCGACACCGGCGCCGCGGTGTCGACGTCGGGCCTGGCGGCCCGGCTGCAGGGACTGAGTCCCGAGCAGCGCCGCCACCAGCTGGTCGAATTGGTGTGCACCAACGCAGCAACGGTGCTGGGTCGGTCCAGCGCGGATATCGAAGCCCAGCTGCCGTTCCAGGACCTCGGGTTCGACTCGCTGACCGCGGTCGAATTGCGCAATCGCCTGAAAATGGCCACCGGGCTTACCCTTTCGCCCAGCCTGATCTTCGACTTTCCCACGCCCGCGGCGCTGGCTGAACACGTCGACGAACAGCTGAGCTCGGTGACGACCGGCGCGCCGGCCGCCGAGCCCGACCAGCTGACCCGCTTCAACGACATCGCCCGCGAGCTACAGGTATTGGTCAACCGGCCGCAGTGGACGCCGGACGACAAGACCCGCCTGGCTGCGCGCATCCAGGTCATCCTGACCGAGCTGGAAAGCCCGCCGCCACCGCTGCTGCCCGACGAAACCCAGTTCCTCGCCGACGACGACATCGCCACCGCCACCGAACGCGAGCTGTTCGCCATCCTTGACGACGATTTCGGCCCCTGATGCCGTGCACCGACGTCGCCATCATCGGCCTCGCCTGCAGGTTGCCCGGTGCCGCCAACCCCCGTGCCTTCTGGCGGCTCGTGCGTGACGGACGGGAAGAGACCGAGTTACCGGGCAACGGAACCGAATTCGACGCAGACTTCTTCAACCTGTCGCCCCGCGAGACCCGCGCGATGGACCCGCGTCAGCGGCTGGCACTCGAATTGGCCTGGGAGGTCTTTGAGGACGCGTTCCTGCTCCCCGAAGCCTTACGCGGCGAACAGGTTTCGATTTTCCTCGGCGCCACGACCGACGACTACGCCGTCTTGACCCTCCGCGAGGGTGCCGACCACCTCGATCATCATTCGTTCGGCGGGGTCAGCCGCGGCATGATCGCCAACAGGATCTCCTACACCCTCGGGTTGCGGGGCGCCAGCCTGATCGTCGATTCCGGGCAATCGTCGTCACTGGTCGCGGTCCACCTCGCCTGCGAAAGCCTGCGCGCGGGCCAGTCGGCGCTGGCGATCGCCGGCGGCATCCACCTCAACCTGGCCGACGAGACCGCAATGCTGGAACAGGAATTCGGCGCGACGTCGGCGTCCGGCCACACCTACGCCTTCGACCGACGCGCGGACGGCTACGTGCGCTCGGAGGGCGCCGGCCTGGTGCTGCTGAAACCACTGGGCGCCGCCCTCGAGGACGGCGACAGGATCCGGGCCGTCATCCGGGGGAGTGCGGTCGGCAACGCCGGGCACAGCTCCGCCGGCCAGACCGTGCCCTCGGTTTCGGGCGAGGCCGACGTCATCCGCCGGGCGCTCGCCGCCGCCGGTCTCGGCAGCGACGACATCGACTATGTCGAGGCACACGGCACCGGAACCCCAGTCGGGGACCCCATCGAAGCGCGGGCGCTGGGCGAGATCTTCGCCGCACGCCGGCAATACCCGGTGCGCGTCGGCTCGGTGAAAACCAACATCGGCCACACCGGGGGCGCCGCCGGAATCGCGGGCCTGCTCAAGACGGCGCTGTCGATCGAAAACGACGTGATCCCGCCAAGCCTCAACTACGACAGCACGTCTCCCGGCATTGACCTGAAAAGCCTTGGTCTGCAAGTTAACACCACGACGGCGCGGTGGCCGGCAAACCGGGTGCGGCGAGCCGGGGTGTCGTCGTTCGGCATGGGCGGGACCAACGCGCACGTGATCCTCGAGCAAGCGCCGGCGCAGCCGGAAGCGGCCGAGCCCCGACGGGATGCCACGGTGGCATGGGTGCTCTCGGCACGTTCCGAGCAGGCGCTGGTAAATCAGGCCGAACGGTTGGCGGCGCACCTCGCGGCCGGCGGCGACGTCGCCCCCACCGACGTCGCATGGTCGCTGGCCACCACGCGTTCGGTTTTCGAGCAGCGGGCGGTTCTGGTCGGCGACGACCGCCAGGCTCTCACGACGGGTTTGGCGCGGTTGGCCGCCGGCGATCCCGGTGCAATGGCGGGCCGGACGACGCCGACCGGCAAGACGGTGTTCGTGTTTCCCGGCCAGGGCTCCCAGTGGCCGGGGATGGGGCAGCAGCTGTATGACCGATATCCGGCATTCGCCGCGTCGTTCGACGAGGTCGTCGACGCGCTCAACCCGCAGTTGCGCTCGGATGTGCGCGACGTCATGTGGGGTGCCGACCCGGAACTACTGGCCAACACCGAATTCGCGCAACCGGCGCTGTTCGTCATCGGCGTCGCGCTGACGGCCCTGCTGGGAGCCTGGGGCATCCAACCCGATCTGGTGATGGGCCACTCGGTGGGCGAGATCACCGCGGCCCACGTCGCGGGGGTGCTGACGCTCGACGATGCCGCGCGGCTCGTGGCGGCCCGCGGCCGGTTGATGGCCGGGCTGCCGGCCGGCGGGGCGATGATCGCGGTTGCCGCCGGCGAGAGCGAGGTGGCCGCGTTGCTCGGCGACAGCGAGAGCGACGGCGTGGCAATCGCGGCGGTCAATACCGCGAATTCCGTGGTGCTTTCGGGCGCCGAGACTCCGGTGGCCGAGCTCGCGGACTTGTTCGCCCAGGGTGGGACCCGGGTGCATCGGCTGGCGGTGTCGCATGCGTTCCATTCGGCCTTGGTCGAGCCCATGGTGGGCGAGTTCGGTCGGCTGATTGCCGACATCGAGCCCGCCGAGCCGCGAATTGGCGTGGTGTCCAACCTGACCGGGCAACTGGCCGGCGCCGACTACGGGTCGGCACAATATTGGGTCGCCCATGTCCGTCGCCCGGTACGGTTCGTCGACGGCGTGCGGGCGGCCGAGTCGCTCGGAGCGGGCGTGTTCGTCGAAGTGGGTCCCGCCGCCGGCTTGGCCGCCGCGGTGGAGCAGTCGCTGCGCGCCGAGCACGCAGGCGCGATCGCGACGCTGACCAAAGACCGGCCCGAGATCGACGCGGTGCTGGCCGCCGTCGGCCAACTGTTTTGCCAAGGCGTGCATGTTCTTTGGCCGTCGGTACTCGACGGTCTCGGTGCCCGCCGAATAGAGCTGCCGACGTACGGCTTTGCCCGGCAGCGGTTTTGGCTGGGCGCCGGCGGTGACGTGCCCGCCCCGGTCAACCGGGCCGCCGATCTGGTGCAGCAGCTGCAAGTGCTGGCACCCGACGAGCAGCAACGCCGGCTGCTGGACCTGGTGTGCACGCACGCGGCGACCGTGTTGGGGCATTCAAGCAGTCGCGACATCGATGCCGAGCGTGCCTTCCAAGACATCGGCTTTGAATCACTCACCGGCGTCGAACTTCGCAACCGGCTGAAAACCGCGACCGGATTGGCCTTGTCGCGCACGCTGATTTTCGACTTTCCGACGCCTTCGGCGTTGGCGGCCGCGCTGCGTCG from Mycobacterium shigaense includes these protein-coding regions:
- a CDS encoding type I polyketide synthase, coding for MSDADKHLDYLKRLTADLRRTKRRVAELESKLSDPVAVVGMACRYPGGADSPDALWDMVIDGRDAISDFPADRGWDIAGLYDPDPDAPGKMYVRQGSFLAEAGDFDAGFFGVGPSEALAMDPQQRLMLELSWEALERTGIDPLGLRGSATGVFAGVIHAGYGGQVEGELEGYGLTGSTLSVASGRVSYVLGLEGPAVSVDTACSSSLVALHLAAQSLRSGECDLALVGGVTVMATPAAFVEFSRQRALAPDGRCKVYAGAADGTAWSEGAGVLVVERLADARRAGHPVLALVRGTAVNQDGASNGLTAPNGPAQQRVIRTALAGAGLTAADVDVVEGHGTGTVLGDPIEAQALLATYGQDRPADRPLWLGSIKSNIGHTSAAAGVAGVIKMVQAIRHGVLPKTLHVDVPSPHVDWTAGAVSVLTESRAWPDGDGPRRAGVSSFGISGTNAHVIIEQAPEPESVAVQPGTGATAWVLSARSEPALANQANRLLAHVSGDADLGAVDVAWSLVTTRAVFDHRAVLVGADRDRLLRGLTQLASGEPGAGVAAGRVRSAGKTVFVFPGQGAQWLGMGHELYDRYPEFARAFDEVAAALDAQLRLPLRQVMWGDDAALLESTEFAQPALFAVEVALAALLRDWGVTPDVVTGHSVGEITAAYVAGVLSLSDAATVVAGRGRLMVALPAGGAMIAVAAGEADVSPLLSEQVNLAAVNGPDAVVISGADAAVTAVADGLAQQGRRVHRLAVSHAFHSSLMEPVLDAFTRLLAGITVSAPRIPLVSNLTGHLAGPGYGSPQYWVDHVRRTVRFADGVQAAESLGAKVFVEVGPGRGLTAAVEQSLTTGQATSVAALAKDRPEAESALAALGHLFTIGVAVDWRAVIGDGRRVDLPTYGFTHQRFWLPLGAVGSGNVSGVGLTRATHPLLGAVVERPDSGGVVLTGSLSVGGAPWLADHVVDGVVLFPGAGFVELALRAGDEVGCTVVDELTLLAPLVLPTGAAARVQVVVDAAGASDSRAVWVYSRGAAADSPWVLHAQGALSAAEPELAADLSVWPPAGATGVEAGDVYEVLAARGYDYGPAFRGVRNIWRRGEEVFADVTAAEGVTLGGFGIHPVVLDAALHAMGVVGDQAETMLPFSWQGVCLHAAGASRVRVRIAPADSGAVSVDLADATGLPVLSVRELVVRPISAGALSAAVAAASGGAGGGLLEVIWSPISLGSKAIGAGDLVVWEPSPGDTVASVYAASHAALVELQSWLSGDEPRTLVVLTRGAVGLAGEEVTDLAGAAVWGLVRSAQAEQPGRVMLVDTDGTVDVTDVIACGEPQVVVRSGVAHAARLGAVGAAAVLELPGGGWRLAAGAGGTLEDVVVVPAAPAELAPGQVRVAVGAVGVNFRDVLVALGMYPGGGELGAEGAGVVLEVGSGVTGLAVGDAVLGLLGVVGSEAVVDARLVTAVPAGWSLAQAAGVPVVFLTALYGLSVLAGVRAGERVLVHAATGGVGMAAVQLARYWGAEVFATASRGKWDTLRAMGFDDDHIGDTRTTEFERKFLVTTGGAGVDVVLNSLAGDFLDASLRLLVGGGRFIEMGKTDLRDPASMLPGVRYRAFDLMEAGPDRIASMLSELLGLFDAGVLTPLPVKAFDVRSASAAYRFVSQARHTGKVILTVPDGPGNAELVGSGGSLAGGSVLITGGTGMAGSALAEHLVARYGVAHVVLVSRRGADGAGVADVVDRLKGAGVEVSVLACDVADRDAVAELIAELPAQYPLKGVFHAAGVLDDGLIASLTPQRVDTVLRAKVDGAWNLHELTRDLDLSAFVLFSSMAGIVGSPGQANYAAANSFLDGLAAARRARGLPGLSVAWGLWEQASGMTQHLDDRDKARMSRGGLASLSTPHALQLFDEAMLADRPLLVAARIDAAGLGATGAVPPVLRDLVARPGRRLISDTGAAVSTSGLAARLQGLSPEQRRHQLVELVCTNAATVLGRSSADIEAQLPFQDLGFDSLTAVELRNRLKMATGLTLSPSLIFDFPTPAALAEHVDEQLSSVTTGAPAAEPDQLTRFNDIARELQVLVNRPQWTPDDKTRLAARIQVILTELESPPPPLLPDETQFLADDDIATATERELFAILDDDFGP
- a CDS encoding type I polyketide synthase, giving the protein MPCTDVAIIGLACRLPGAANPRAFWRLVRDGREETELPGNGTEFDADFFNLSPRETRAMDPRQRLALELAWEVFEDAFLLPEALRGEQVSIFLGATTDDYAVLTLREGADHLDHHSFGGVSRGMIANRISYTLGLRGASLIVDSGQSSSLVAVHLACESLRAGQSALAIAGGIHLNLADETAMLEQEFGATSASGHTYAFDRRADGYVRSEGAGLVLLKPLGAALEDGDRIRAVIRGSAVGNAGHSSAGQTVPSVSGEADVIRRALAAAGLGSDDIDYVEAHGTGTPVGDPIEARALGEIFAARRQYPVRVGSVKTNIGHTGGAAGIAGLLKTALSIENDVIPPSLNYDSTSPGIDLKSLGLQVNTTTARWPANRVRRAGVSSFGMGGTNAHVILEQAPAQPEAAEPRRDATVAWVLSARSEQALVNQAERLAAHLAAGGDVAPTDVAWSLATTRSVFEQRAVLVGDDRQALTTGLARLAAGDPGAMAGRTTPTGKTVFVFPGQGSQWPGMGQQLYDRYPAFAASFDEVVDALNPQLRSDVRDVMWGADPELLANTEFAQPALFVIGVALTALLGAWGIQPDLVMGHSVGEITAAHVAGVLTLDDAARLVAARGRLMAGLPAGGAMIAVAAGESEVAALLGDSESDGVAIAAVNTANSVVLSGAETPVAELADLFAQGGTRVHRLAVSHAFHSALVEPMVGEFGRLIADIEPAEPRIGVVSNLTGQLAGADYGSAQYWVAHVRRPVRFVDGVRAAESLGAGVFVEVGPAAGLAAAVEQSLRAEHAGAIATLTKDRPEIDAVLAAVGQLFCQGVHVLWPSVLDGLGARRIELPTYGFARQRFWLGAGGDVPAPVNRAADLVQQLQVLAPDEQQRRLLDLVCTHAATVLGHSSSRDIDAERAFQDIGFESLTGVELRNRLKTATGLALSRTLIFDFPTPSALAAALRRKLLHDDHEAPDEDRVWAALRRIPLRELRRTGLLDKLMALAGDSEIPRADSEATDDLIDSLSTDALIAMALESNRADDAE